A genomic segment from Truepera sp. encodes:
- a CDS encoding plasmid pRiA4b ORF-3 family protein has translation MAKHLVHQFRVTLLDVEPTVWRRIQTPAGYSFWDLHVAIQDSMGWFDSHLHVFRIKKPRGRKVWEIGIPDEFMEGTLAGWRTAVADYFTEPGATALYEYDFGDGWRHEILLEGVLLAESAVRYPTCLAGERACPPEDCGGPHGYEELLKIIRDPKHEERDEYLTWLGGQAPANRPFDPERFDAGAVVFDDPYERFFIAFQSD, from the coding sequence ATGGCTAAGCACCTGGTCCATCAGTTCCGCGTGACACTGCTAGACGTCGAACCTACCGTGTGGCGGCGGATCCAGACGCCCGCTGGGTATTCGTTCTGGGACCTCCACGTGGCCATCCAGGACTCGATGGGCTGGTTCGACTCGCACCTGCACGTTTTCCGCATCAAGAAGCCGCGAGGGCGGAAGGTGTGGGAGATCGGGATTCCGGACGAGTTCATGGAAGGAACGCTGGCGGGATGGCGAACCGCCGTGGCGGACTACTTCACCGAGCCGGGCGCGACCGCGCTTTACGAGTACGACTTCGGGGATGGTTGGCGACACGAGATCCTCCTGGAGGGCGTGCTGCTAGCAGAGTCCGCCGTCAGGTATCCAACGTGTCTGGCTGGGGAGCGAGCGTGTCCGCCGGAAGATTGCGGCGGCCCCCACGGCTACGAGGAGCTGCTGAAGATCATCCGCGACCCGAAACACGAGGAACGCGATGAGTACCTGACTTGGCTAGGCGGTCAGGCGCCGGCGAACCGGCCGTTCGACCCCGAGCGGTTCGACGCAGGCGCGGTGGTCTTCGACGATCCTTATGAGCGGTTCTTCATTGCGTTCCAGTCGGACTGA